A window from Azoarcus sp. DD4 encodes these proteins:
- a CDS encoding cytochrome C translates to MNKLSTGIAVAAVLFVSQAACAAGNQATRAEQQRGRYIVQIAGCNDCHTPNYAMSGGKVAEAEWLTGDRLGWNGPWGTSYPSNLRNYFSRVSEADWLKTARQANYRPPMPSSVLHDMSTADLRAVWRFVRALGPAGEEAPAYLPPTQQPEGPVVRFPMPPG, encoded by the coding sequence ATGAACAAGTTATCGACCGGCATTGCCGTGGCTGCGGTGCTATTCGTTTCGCAGGCGGCCTGTGCGGCCGGGAATCAGGCCACGCGCGCCGAACAGCAGCGCGGCCGCTATATCGTGCAGATCGCCGGCTGCAACGATTGCCATACCCCCAACTATGCGATGAGTGGCGGCAAGGTCGCCGAGGCCGAATGGCTGACCGGCGACAGGCTGGGGTGGAACGGTCCGTGGGGGACGAGCTATCCGTCCAATCTGCGGAACTACTTCTCGCGCGTTTCCGAGGCGGATTGGCTGAAGACCGCCCGCCAGGCCAATTACCGTCCGCCGATGCCGTCCAGCGTGTTGCACGACATGAGCACGGCCGACCTGCGCGCCGTCTGGCGTTTCGTGCGAGCGCTCGGTCCCGCCGGGGAGGAGGCCCCGGCCTACTTGCCGCCGACGCAGCAGCCGGAAGGGCCGGTGGTGCGCTTTCCGATGCCGCCGGGCTGA